The region AAGACTTTCgagtgtgtttttgttttgttccttTCATGTTGATCATTTATGACCATCTATATGTTCGTGGACTTATGATTCGATTCTGGTCGAATCAAGATTTGAATCATGAAACCTTAACGGGGTTTAATTGGGTTATTGTTGTGTGGTCTACATTCTGTAATGGTAGATGGATCAAACCTTAGATTTTGAGAAACTAAAGGGAAGGTTTTTATGAATATACATACAATCAATTTAACCTAAAGTGAAAAAGGGatctcctaaaatcaaatatgcCTTTGGTTGAATGAGCTCAGAAAAATCTGTTGACTGTTATGTTATTTGAAATTACTATTCGTCATTGTGGCAAACTTTGCAACTACCAGGAATATGATTGTGAGGACAAATCTAAACGGGAATGATTCTTTACTGAAAATAGTTTGCACTTGAGCCATTTTTTCATGGTATAGTTTCATGGTTAATCAGTTCTACTACTTGGTGGTTGAGGTTTCTTGCTTTTATGTGGTTTCTGTTTTGGTTGTTTGATTTTTGCATCTCTTTACCCAGAGAAGGTTTAGTTTAACTCTTTCTGGCTTGTTGGCAAATGTAGGTTGAATTGAATATTGGTGTTCTGCAGAACTTTTCCTACGGGAATTTTCACATTGTTCCTTCCCATAGTTTACATTGGTCATGTCTATTACCCGATTCAAATAAATTTGCTTTGTGTAAATGCTCTGTTGGCCTCAACATGGCCACAAAGAAAATTATAGCTATTTGTCAGTCTGGAGGTGAGTTCGAGACCAACAAAGATGGGTCATTGTCATACAATGGTGGAGATGCCTATGCATTGGACCTTGACCAGCAGACGCAATTAAGTGATTTCAAGCAAGAACTCGCAGAAACATTTCATTGTAGGGTTGAGGGCATGTTGATTAAGTACTTTCTTCCAGGAAATAAAAAGACACTCATTACAATATCCAAAGACAAAGATCTCAAGCGCATGGTGAACTTCTTTGGGGACTCTGATCAAGTGGAAATCTTTATCATGACAGAGGAACGTGTTGCCCGAAATGTGTCCAATATGCCTGCCAGTAGGTACTTACAGTTGAGCTTGGCTTATTCCATTTTGTTCAAACACAAGTTATTCCCGGTTACAATTTATGTTTTAGTTGTTCACAATCAGAATGAATGTTGTGGGATACTTGATCATGCAGGTCAAGCAGGACAACTGTGTCAGAAGCTGTGGTGCCTGCAGCTGTACCTGTTGATGTTATGAACTATGATGATCCAATTGATATGGACGCACCTATTAAAATACAGAATCTTGAAGCTTCTGCTGATATTAATGGTGAGAAGCACATTAAAGCTATAGTGCAATGGGAGAATACAATCACTGGTGTGGACCAAAGATTTCGTAGTTTTACTGAATTCCGTGAAGCTTTGCACAAATACTCAATTGCACATGGGTTTGCTTATGACTATAAGAAAAAGGACAGTCATCGTGTAACTGTCAAATGCAAATCAGAAGACTGTCCCTGGAGGTTATATGCATCTAGGTTGGCCACCACAGAGTTAATTTGTATTAAGAAAATAACTGGGAAACATACATGTGAAGGAGCAACTGTAAAAGCTGGGTATAGGACAACCAGGGGCTGGGTTGGAAATCTCATAAAGGAGAAGTTGAAGGTTTCTCCAAACTTCAAGCCGAAGGATATTGCCAGTGAGATTGAACAGGAGTATGGGATCCAACTGAACTATACTCAGGCATGGCGTGCAAAGGTAAGGGCAAGGGAGCAGCTTCAAGGTTCTCATAAGGAGGCAtacaatcaattaccatatttTTGTGAGAAGATAAAGGAGACTAACCCAGGTAGTGTTGCTACATTTGCCACAAAGGAGGACTCAAGCTTCAATCGCCTCTTTGTCTCATTTCATGCCTCAATATCTGGTTTCCAGCAAGGATGTCGGCCTCTCCTCTTTCTTGACAGCACAACTCTATATTCCAAGTACCAAGGGACCTTATTGGCTGCAACAGCTATAGATGGGGATGATGGCGTATTTCCATTAGCTTTTGCAGTAGTAGATGCCGAATCTGATGACAACTGGCATTGGTTTCTATTGGAGTTGAAATCGGCAGTGTCAACATCTCAACCGATTACATTTGTTGCAGATTTCCAGAAAGGCTTGAGAGAGTCATTACGAGCGATATTTGACAATTGCCAGCATGGTTATTGTCTGCGCTACCTTGCTGAGAAGCTCAACAAAGATTTAAAAGGGCAGTTTTCACATGAAGCAAGGCGTCTTATGGTTCAAGATTTTTATGCTGCTGCTTATGCACGCAAACCTGAAGATTTTGAACGTTGCACTGAAAACATAAAAGCTATCTCACCTGAAGCTTACAATTGGGTTATAAGAAGTGAGCCTGATCACTGGGCAAATGTGTTTTTTGGGGGGCAAAGATATGACCATATGATGTGTAACTTTGGAGATCTGTTCTACAGTTGGGTAGAAGAGGCGACTGAGTTGCCAATAACTCAGATGGTTGATGTACTACGAGGAAAGATGATGGAGTTGATTTATACAAGGCGTGTTAATTCCAATCAATGGGGAGCAAGGCTGACACCTTCTATGGAAGAAAAGCTACAAAATGAGGCTTCAAAGTCTCACTCGCTTCAAGTGTTACTCGCACATGACAGCACATTTGAAGTTCGTGGTGAATCTATTGATTTGGTGGACATTGATCATTGGGACTGTAGCTGCAAAGGATGGCAGCTCACTGGATTGCCATGCTGCCATGCTATTGCTGTTGTTGAACGCCTTGGTAGGAGCCCGCATGATTATTGCTCCCAGTACTTCACAGCTGAAAGTTACCGCCTGACATATGCAGAATCAATTCACCCAGTACCAAATGTTGAAAAACTGGTGAAGAGTGAACAGACCAATGCATTAGTTTTGGTGACTCCACCTAGTAAATGTCCACGAGGAAGGCCAAAGATGAAGCCTGCTGGGTCAATAGAAATAATCAAACGCCAACTTCAATGTAGCAAGTGCAAGGATCTTGGCCACAATAAAAGGACATGCAAGTAGGTGCAAACATTACACAGCTTTAAAGTGATATAtctttgaattatttatttattttgtttttggtggTTAGCAATTAGCAATTTGATCTCCTTCACTTCAgattttgttctttgtttaCGCATCTTATCTGTATGCTTTTTTCATCATTTGCCTTTGCCTTTGTTCATTCATGtcttacatatatatgtatatatatttcttgttgttATCCTATCCTAGGTTTATGGCGGAATGTAACTTAGAT is a window of Diospyros lotus cultivar Yz01 chromosome 10, ASM1463336v1, whole genome shotgun sequence DNA encoding:
- the LOC127811488 gene encoding uncharacterized protein LOC127811488 isoform X1, producing the protein MATKKIIAICQSGGEFETNKDGSLSYNGGDAYALDLDQQTQLSDFKQELAETFHCRVEGMLIKYFLPGNKKTLITISKDKDLKRMVNFFGDSDQVEIFIMTEERVARNVSNMPASRSSRTTVSEAVVPAAVPVDVMNYDDPIDMDAPIKIQNLEASADINGEKHIKAIVQWENTITGVDQRFRSFTEFREALHKYSIAHGFAYDYKKKDSHRVTVKCKSEDCPWRLYASRLATTELICIKKITGKHTCEGATVKAGYRTTRGWVGNLIKEKLKVSPNFKPKDIASEIEQEYGIQLNYTQAWRAKVRAREQLQGSHKEAYNQLPYFCEKIKETNPGSVATFATKEDSSFNRLFVSFHASISGFQQGCRPLLFLDSTTLYSKYQGTLLAATAIDGDDGVFPLAFAVVDAESDDNWHWFLLELKSAVSTSQPITFVADFQKGLRESLRAIFDNCQHGYCLRYLAEKLNKDLKGQFSHEARRLMVQDFYAAAYARKPEDFERCTENIKAISPEAYNWVIRSEPDHWANVFFGGQRYDHMMCNFGDLFYSWVEEATELPITQMVDVLRGKMMELIYTRRVNSNQWGARLTPSMEEKLQNEASKSHSLQVLLAHDSTFEVRGESIDLVDIDHWDCSCKGWQLTGLPCCHAIAVVERLGRSPHDYCSQYFTAESYRLTYAESIHPVPNVEKLVKSEQTNALVLVTPPSKCPRGRPKMKPAGSIEIIKRQLQCSKCKDLGHNKRTCNKKHKNDESDALALTSLAS
- the LOC127811488 gene encoding uncharacterized protein LOC127811488 isoform X2, with protein sequence MATKKIIAICQSGGEFETNKDGSLSYNGGDAYALDLDQQTQLSDFKQELAETFHCRVEGMLIKYFLPGNKKTLITISKDKDLKRMVNFFGDSDQVEIFIMTEERVARNVSNMPASRSSRTTVSEAVVPAAVPVDVMNYDDPIDMDAPIKIQNLEASADINGEKHIKAIVQWENTITGVDQRFRSFTEFREALHKYSIAHGFAYDYKKKDSHRVTVKCKSEDCPWRLYASRLATTELICIKKITGKHTCEGATVKAGYRTTRGWVGNLIKEKLKVSPNFKPKDIASEIEQEYGIQLNYTQAWRAKVRAREQLQGSHKEAYNQLPYFCEKIKETNPGSVATFATKEDSSFNRLFVSFHASISGFQQGCRPLLFLDSTTLYSKYQGTLLAATAIDGDDGVFPLAFAVVDAESDDNWHWFLLELKSAVSTSQPITFVADFQKGLRESLRAIFDNCQHGYCLRYLAEKLNKDLKGQFSHEARRLMVQDFYAAAYARKPEDFERCTENIKAISPEAYNWVIRSEPDHWANVFFGGQRYDHMMCNFGDLFYSWVEEATELPITQMVDVLRGKMMELIYTRRVNSNQWGARLTPSMEEKLQNEASKSHSLQVLLAHDSTFEVRGESIDLVDIDHWDCSCKGWQLTGLPCCHAIAVVERLGRSPHDYCSQYFTAESYRLTYAESIHPVPNVEKLVKSEQTNALVLVTPPSKCPRGRPKMKPAGSIEIIKRQLQCSKCKDLGHNKRTCK